The Solibacillus daqui genome has a segment encoding these proteins:
- a CDS encoding alpha/beta hydrolase, with amino-acid sequence MDKGTVENIAFFSNALNEELELLIYIPANYSPLYEYNILIASDGKDYFQLGGIPRLADQLIDDFIVENMIIVGVPYKDYQDRKRKYIPTGDQFEAYMRFLAHELVPYLDAEFSTSHMGGSRALIGDSMAATISLMTAIHYPNIFGKAILQSPFVDEHVLNAVRNAKNLDILSVYHIIGLLEKEVIFKDKSVKDFLTPNRELHQLFLTLGVDTFYEEFDGNHTWTYWKPDLKRALTQIFG; translated from the coding sequence TTGGATAAGGGCACGGTAGAAAATATTGCTTTTTTTAGTAATGCATTAAATGAGGAATTAGAATTATTAATCTATATTCCAGCCAACTATTCTCCACTATATGAATATAACATTTTAATCGCATCGGATGGTAAAGATTACTTCCAGCTAGGTGGAATCCCGCGCCTTGCCGATCAATTGATTGACGACTTTATTGTCGAAAATATGATCATCGTTGGTGTACCTTACAAAGACTATCAAGACCGTAAACGTAAGTACATCCCAACTGGTGATCAATTCGAAGCGTATATGCGCTTTTTAGCTCATGAATTAGTCCCTTATTTAGATGCAGAGTTTTCTACATCTCATATGGGCGGTAGCCGCGCACTTATTGGTGACTCTATGGCAGCAACTATTTCACTTATGACGGCGATTCATTACCCTAATATTTTCGGAAAAGCAATTTTACAATCACCTTTTGTAGACGAACATGTCCTTAATGCCGTTCGAAATGCAAAAAACTTAGACATTCTTTCGGTTTACCATATTATTGGCCTACTTGAAAAAGAGGTTATTTTTAAGGACAAGTCGGTTAAAGACTTTTTAACACCAAATCGAGAGCTACACCAATTGTTTTTAACGCTTGGTGTTGATACGTTTTACGAAGAATTCGACGGTAACCATACTTGGACATATTGGAAGCCCGATTTAAAACGTGCACTAACCCAAATTTTCGGATAA